One stretch of Corynebacterium imitans DNA includes these proteins:
- a CDS encoding undecaprenyl-diphosphate phosphatase — MTDPTQLTESMTWIQVIVLSIVQGLTEFLPVSSSGHLRIVSELFWGQDAGASFTAVVQLGTEFAVLVYFAKDIWRYLSGWFIGLANKDKRGFDYRMGWMVIVGTIPVAVMGVLFKDLIRENLRNLWITAAVLILFSLVFILAERKGTKARSFDELNMKDAIVMGLWQCLALIPGVSRSGGTVSGGLFRNLDREVATRFSFLLAIPAVLASGLFSLPDAFDPQAGQAASGIQLLVGSGVAFVLGYISIAWLLKFVSNHSFAWFAAYRIPLGIIVMILLATGVMQPV, encoded by the coding sequence ATGACTGATCCCACGCAACTCACCGAGTCCATGACCTGGATCCAGGTCATCGTCTTGTCGATCGTGCAGGGGCTGACCGAGTTCCTGCCGGTCTCTTCCTCCGGGCACCTGCGCATCGTCTCCGAGCTGTTTTGGGGTCAAGACGCTGGTGCCAGCTTCACCGCCGTCGTCCAGCTCGGCACTGAGTTCGCGGTGCTGGTCTACTTCGCCAAAGACATCTGGCGCTACCTCTCAGGCTGGTTCATCGGCCTTGCCAATAAGGATAAGCGCGGCTTTGACTACCGCATGGGCTGGATGGTCATCGTCGGCACCATCCCAGTTGCGGTGATGGGCGTGCTGTTCAAGGACCTGATCAGGGAAAACCTGCGCAACCTGTGGATTACCGCGGCTGTGCTCATCCTGTTCTCCCTCGTGTTCATTCTCGCCGAGCGCAAGGGCACAAAGGCCCGCAGCTTCGATGAGTTGAACATGAAGGACGCAATCGTGATGGGTCTGTGGCAGTGTCTCGCGCTCATCCCAGGCGTGTCGCGCTCCGGCGGCACGGTCTCCGGTGGTCTCTTCCGCAACCTGGACCGCGAGGTGGCCACCCGCTTCAGCTTCTTGCTGGCCATCCCAGCGGTGCTGGCCTCGGGGCTCTTTTCGCTTCCCGACGCCTTCGACCCCCAAGCCGGACAAGCCGCCAGCGGCATCCAGCTCTTGGTCGGCTCCGGTGTGGCCTTCGTGCTCGGCTACATCTCCATTGCTTGGCTGTTAAAGTTCGTGTCTAACCACTCCTTTGCCTGGTTCGCGGCCTACCGCATCCCGCTGGGCATCATCGTGATGATTCTGTTGGCCACGGGCGTGATGCAGCCGGTCTAG
- a CDS encoding YbhB/YbcL family Raf kinase inhibitor-like protein: MTASYVSDRFPGPDPYAPLKDLPSFELSSEDFTQGEKLPITLTGDNATSPQLSWSDLPEGTKSLAITCFDPDAPTGSGFWHWAAFNIPVSVTSLASGDAAKEDLGVGATQLVGDAGVSGFYGANPPAGHGPHRYLFAVHAVDVEELPAAEIANPTQLGFNLYFHSLGRAVAWGWFENN, encoded by the coding sequence ATGACTGCTTCATACGTATCTGATCGTTTCCCTGGTCCCGACCCGTACGCGCCGCTGAAGGACCTACCGTCTTTCGAGCTGAGCTCCGAGGACTTCACGCAAGGCGAGAAGCTGCCGATCACCCTGACCGGTGACAATGCGACCTCGCCGCAGCTGTCCTGGTCCGATCTGCCGGAGGGCACGAAGTCTCTCGCCATCACTTGCTTTGACCCGGACGCCCCGACGGGCTCCGGCTTCTGGCACTGGGCTGCGTTTAACATCCCGGTTTCGGTGACGAGCCTGGCTTCCGGCGATGCCGCAAAGGAAGACCTGGGCGTGGGTGCCACCCAGCTGGTGGGCGATGCTGGTGTCTCCGGCTTCTACGGTGCCAACCCGCCAGCCGGCCACGGCCCGCACCGCTACCTCTTCGCGGTGCACGCGGTGGACGTCGAGGAGCTGCCGGCCGCGGAGATCGCTAACCCGACCCAGCTGGGTTTTAACCTGTACTTCCACTCGCTGGGTCGCGCCGTGGCGTGGGGTTGGTTCGAGAACAACTAG
- a CDS encoding TVP38/TMEM64 family protein yields MPTATPQRITVVALAALAFFAAWWWLDVPSLTTLRAWSDSTGAWFPVVFWLFYVLITQFPIPRTVLTLSAGILFGTGAGIALSLTATTAAAVLSLCIVRGLLRDWIAPKLTHPAVEQINRRLEQRGWLAVASLRMIAGVPFSIMNYAAALTRVRVLPFAIATFIGSAPTTVLGVIFGDTLTGQANPWAIAALVALAILGVGGLLLDAALPTRRAPQK; encoded by the coding sequence GTGCCAACCGCGACTCCGCAGCGCATTACCGTGGTTGCCCTTGCCGCGCTCGCGTTCTTCGCTGCCTGGTGGTGGCTGGACGTGCCCTCTTTGACGACGCTGCGCGCCTGGTCCGACTCCACTGGCGCGTGGTTCCCGGTCGTCTTCTGGCTCTTCTACGTCCTGATCACGCAGTTTCCTATCCCCCGCACCGTGCTCACGCTCTCTGCGGGCATTCTCTTCGGCACAGGGGCGGGCATCGCGCTGTCGCTGACGGCCACGACCGCCGCCGCAGTGTTATCCCTGTGCATCGTGCGGGGCTTGCTGCGCGACTGGATCGCGCCGAAGCTCACGCACCCGGCTGTCGAGCAGATCAACCGCCGCCTCGAGCAGCGCGGGTGGTTGGCGGTGGCGAGCCTGCGCATGATCGCCGGCGTGCCCTTTTCCATCATGAATTACGCCGCCGCGCTCACCCGCGTGCGCGTGCTCCCCTTCGCCATCGCGACCTTCATCGGCTCCGCGCCCACGACGGTGCTCGGGGTGATCTTCGGCGATACGCTCACCGGCCAGGCCAACCCCTGGGCGATCGCGGCGCTCGTGGCGCTGGCCATCCTCGGCGTCGGGGGCTTGCTTCTCGACGCTGCGCTACCGACACGCCGCGCACCCCAAAAGTAA